The Mycolicibacterium lutetiense genome window below encodes:
- a CDS encoding sensor histidine kinase: MVDVTGHGVQPDDEQRTPPLRNTLAQLRLRELLTEVQDRVEEIITGRDRIDGLVEAMLAVTSGLDLEVTLSTIVRTAIDLVDARYGALGVRGDDHELTQFVYQGIDDATRAVIGDLPEGRGVLGVLIDDPKPIRLDDIREHPASVGFPPNHPPMRTFLGVPVRIRDEVFGNLYLTEKTNGQPFSEDDEVLVEALAAAAGVAVENARLYQLSRDRQAWIAAIRDIGTELLGGTDPARVFRMVADETLKLTGADRIVVAVPGSEVPAGEADALVVAATAGRPTTIDSLPVGPQSAEGAVGAAFHDGTPHRLDRLELDGAGGPALVLPLRATDTVAGVLVAVRADGAQTFTAEQLDMAAAFADQAAVAWQLASSQRSVRELEILADRDRIARDLHDHVIQRLFAVGLSLQGTIPRADSPEVQQRLTATVDDLQAVIQEIRTAIFDLHGAQAGATRLRQRLDEVIAQFADAPIHTGTRFVGPLSVVDSTLADHAEAVLREAISNAVRHSGATELTVFVEVADDLSIEVADNGCGIAAEVTESGLGNLRARALSAGGRFTITDRPGGGTVLRWAAPLPE; the protein is encoded by the coding sequence ATGGTGGACGTGACTGGTCACGGTGTGCAGCCCGACGACGAACAGCGAACTCCGCCGTTGCGGAACACTCTCGCGCAGTTGCGCTTGCGTGAATTGCTCACCGAGGTCCAGGACCGGGTCGAGGAGATCATCACCGGCCGCGACCGGATCGACGGCCTGGTCGAGGCCATGCTGGCGGTGACCTCGGGCCTGGACCTTGAGGTCACGCTGAGCACCATCGTGCGGACCGCGATCGACCTGGTCGATGCCCGCTACGGCGCGCTGGGTGTCCGCGGCGACGACCATGAGCTGACCCAGTTCGTCTACCAGGGCATCGATGACGCCACCCGCGCCGTGATCGGGGATCTGCCCGAGGGGCGTGGTGTGCTCGGCGTGCTGATCGATGACCCGAAACCGATCCGCCTCGACGACATCCGCGAACATCCCGCGTCGGTCGGGTTCCCGCCCAACCACCCGCCGATGCGGACCTTTCTCGGTGTGCCGGTGCGGATCCGCGACGAGGTGTTCGGCAACCTCTACCTCACTGAAAAGACCAACGGACAGCCGTTCAGCGAGGACGACGAGGTGCTCGTGGAGGCACTGGCTGCCGCCGCAGGCGTTGCGGTGGAGAACGCCCGGCTCTACCAGCTCTCCCGCGACCGGCAGGCCTGGATCGCGGCCATCCGCGACATCGGCACCGAACTGCTCGGCGGCACCGACCCGGCCAGGGTGTTCCGCATGGTGGCCGATGAGACGCTCAAACTGACCGGGGCCGACCGCATCGTGGTCGCGGTGCCCGGCAGCGAGGTCCCCGCCGGCGAGGCCGATGCCCTCGTCGTGGCCGCCACAGCCGGCCGTCCGACCACCATCGACTCACTTCCGGTGGGTCCGCAGTCAGCGGAGGGGGCGGTGGGCGCGGCGTTTCACGACGGCACACCGCACCGGCTCGACCGCCTCGAGCTGGACGGCGCGGGCGGCCCGGCGCTGGTGCTACCGCTGCGCGCGACCGACACCGTCGCCGGGGTACTGGTGGCCGTGCGCGCCGACGGCGCCCAGACCTTCACCGCCGAGCAACTCGACATGGCCGCAGCGTTCGCCGACCAGGCCGCGGTGGCCTGGCAGCTGGCCAGCTCGCAGCGCAGCGTGCGTGAGTTGGAGATCCTGGCCGACCGGGACCGCATCGCCCGGGACCTGCACGATCACGTGATCCAGCGCCTGTTCGCGGTCGGACTGTCACTGCAGGGCACGATCCCGCGGGCAGATTCCCCCGAGGTGCAGCAGCGGCTCACCGCCACCGTGGACGATCTCCAGGCGGTGATCCAGGAGATCCGCACCGCGATCTTCGACCTGCATGGAGCCCAGGCCGGCGCGACACGGTTGCGGCAGCGCCTCGATGAGGTGATCGCCCAGTTCGCCGACGCGCCGATACACACCGGCACCCGGTTCGTCGGCCCGCTGTCGGTGGTCGATTCGACCCTGGCCGACCATGCCGAGGCGGTGCTGCGTGAGGCGATCAGCAATGCCGTACGTCATTCGGGGGCAACCGAACTCACCGTGTTCGTGGAGGTGGCCGACGACCTGTCCATCGAGGTGGCCGACAACGGCTGCGGGATCGCCGCCGAGGTCACCGAGAGTGGGCTGGGCAATCTGCGGGCCCGGGCATTGAGCGCGGGTGGCCGGTTCACCATCACCGACCGGCCCGGCGGTGGGACCGTGTTGCGTTGGGCCGCACCGCTTCCTGAGTAG
- a CDS encoding class II fumarate hydratase, giving the protein MSSDTDVEYRIEHDTMGEVRVPVNAMWRAQTQRAVENFPISFRGLERTQIRALGLLKAACAQVNKDLGLLAAEKADAIIAAAGEIADGLHDDQFPIDVFQTGSGTSSNMNANEVIASIAARNGVTVHPNDDVNMSQSSNDTFPTATHIAATEAAVRHLIPALEVLHESLAAKAKQWKTVVKSGRTHLMDAVPVTLGQEFGGYARQIEAGIERVKATLPRLGELAIGGTAVGTGLNAPDGFGPKVVEVLVNQTGLAELRTASDAFEAQAARDGLVEASGALKTIAVSLTKIANDVRWMGSGPLTGLGEIQLPDLQPGSSIMPGKVNPVLPEAVTQVAAQVIGNDAAVTVGGLSGAFELNVYIPMMARNVLESFTLLANVSRLFAEKCIDGLIANEDHLRTLAESSPSIVTPLNSAIGYEEAAKVAKQALKEKKTIRQTVVDRGLIGDKLSEAELDKRLDVLAMAKVKDGE; this is encoded by the coding sequence ATGAGCTCCGACACCGACGTCGAATACCGCATCGAGCACGACACCATGGGCGAGGTCCGGGTTCCGGTCAACGCCATGTGGCGGGCGCAGACCCAGCGCGCCGTGGAGAACTTCCCGATCTCCTTCCGCGGGCTGGAGCGCACCCAGATCCGGGCGCTGGGACTGCTGAAGGCAGCCTGCGCGCAGGTCAACAAGGACCTGGGCCTGCTGGCCGCCGAGAAGGCCGACGCCATCATCGCCGCGGCCGGTGAGATCGCCGACGGCCTGCACGACGACCAGTTCCCGATCGACGTGTTCCAGACCGGCTCGGGCACCAGCTCGAACATGAACGCCAACGAGGTGATCGCCTCGATCGCCGCCCGCAACGGCGTGACGGTCCACCCCAACGACGACGTGAACATGTCGCAGAGCTCCAATGACACGTTCCCGACCGCCACCCACATCGCGGCCACCGAAGCCGCTGTGCGCCACCTGATTCCGGCGCTCGAGGTGCTGCATGAGTCGCTGGCCGCCAAGGCCAAGCAGTGGAAGACCGTGGTCAAGTCGGGCCGCACCCACCTGATGGACGCCGTCCCGGTGACCCTGGGCCAGGAGTTCGGGGGCTACGCCCGTCAGATCGAGGCCGGCATCGAACGTGTGAAGGCCACGCTGCCCCGCCTGGGTGAGCTCGCCATCGGCGGTACCGCCGTGGGTACCGGGCTCAACGCCCCCGACGGTTTCGGTCCCAAGGTGGTCGAGGTGCTGGTCAACCAGACCGGCCTGGCCGAATTGCGTACCGCCTCAGATGCGTTCGAGGCTCAGGCAGCCCGCGACGGGTTGGTCGAGGCATCGGGTGCGCTCAAGACGATCGCCGTCTCGCTGACCAAGATCGCCAACGACGTGCGCTGGATGGGTTCCGGCCCGCTGACCGGTCTGGGCGAGATCCAGCTGCCGGACCTGCAGCCGGGCAGCTCGATCATGCCGGGCAAGGTCAATCCGGTTCTGCCCGAGGCGGTTACCCAGGTGGCCGCGCAGGTCATCGGCAACGACGCCGCCGTCACCGTCGGCGGCCTGTCGGGCGCCTTCGAGCTCAACGTGTACATCCCGATGATGGCGCGCAACGTGCTCGAGTCGTTCACCCTGCTGGCCAACGTGTCTCGGTTGTTCGCCGAGAAGTGCATCGACGGCCTGATTGCCAACGAGGATCATCTGCGCACCCTGGCCGAGTCCTCGCCGTCGATCGTGACGCCGCTGAACTCGGCGATCGGCTACGAGGAGGCCGCCAAGGTCGCCAAGCAGGCCCTCAAGGAGAAGAAGACCATCCGCCAGACGGTGGTCGACCGCGGCCTGATCGGCGACAAGCTGTCGGAGGCCGAGCTGGACAAGCGCCTCGACGTGCTCGCCATGGCGAAGGTGAAGGACGGGGAGTAG
- the glpX gene encoding class II fructose-bisphosphatase, which yields MSPTRGEAPDRNLALELVRVTEAGAMAAGRWVGRGDKEGGDGAAVDAMRELVNSVSMRGVVVIGEGEKDEAPMLFNGEEVGNGDGPECDFAVDPVDGTTLMSKGMPNAISVLAVAERGTMFDPSAVFYMNKIAVGPDCVDAIDITAPIGENIRRVAKVRGASVGDLSVCILDRPRHAQLIQDARAAGARIRLITDGDVAGAISACRPNSGTDILAGIGGTPEGIIAAAAIRCMGGAIQAQLAPTDDAERQRALDAGYDLDQVLSTEDLVSGENVFFCATGVTDGDLLKGVQYYPGGCTTQSIVMRSKSGTVRMIEAYHRLTKLNEYSAIDFTGDKTAAYPLP from the coding sequence ATGAGTCCCACGCGGGGGGAAGCCCCGGATCGCAACCTTGCCCTTGAGCTCGTCCGGGTAACCGAGGCCGGCGCCATGGCCGCAGGCCGCTGGGTGGGTCGCGGCGACAAGGAGGGCGGCGACGGGGCTGCCGTCGATGCCATGCGTGAGCTGGTCAACTCGGTATCGATGCGCGGTGTCGTGGTGATCGGCGAGGGCGAGAAAGACGAAGCTCCGATGCTCTTCAACGGTGAAGAGGTCGGCAACGGCGACGGCCCGGAATGCGATTTCGCCGTCGACCCGGTCGACGGCACCACGCTGATGAGCAAGGGCATGCCCAATGCCATCTCGGTGCTCGCCGTCGCCGAGCGCGGCACGATGTTCGACCCGTCAGCGGTGTTCTACATGAACAAGATCGCCGTGGGCCCCGACTGTGTCGACGCCATCGACATCACCGCCCCGATCGGCGAGAACATCCGCCGGGTGGCCAAGGTGCGCGGCGCTTCGGTGGGAGATCTGTCCGTGTGCATCCTGGACCGGCCGCGGCACGCCCAGCTGATCCAAGATGCCCGCGCCGCCGGCGCCCGCATCCGGCTGATCACCGACGGTGACGTGGCCGGGGCGATCTCGGCCTGTCGGCCCAACTCGGGCACCGACATCCTGGCCGGTATCGGCGGAACCCCCGAGGGCATCATCGCCGCGGCCGCCATCCGCTGCATGGGTGGTGCGATCCAGGCCCAGCTGGCCCCCACCGACGACGCCGAGCGGCAGAGGGCCCTCGACGCCGGCTACGACCTGGACCAGGTGCTCTCCACCGAGGATCTGGTGTCGGGTGAGAACGTCTTCTTCTGCGCCACCGGCGTCACCGACGGTGACCTGCTCAAGGGCGTGCAGTACTACCCCGGCGGGTGCACCACCCAGTCGATTGTGATGCGGTCCAAGTCCGGCACCGTCCGGATGATCGAGGCCTACCACCGGCTGACCAAACTCAACGAGTACTCCGCCATCGACTTCACCGGCGACAAGACCGCCGCCTACCCGCTCCCGTAA
- a CDS encoding DUF4245 domain-containing protein produces MSDQPTAQPTPAPKPAKARLLQDGRDMFWSMAPLVVACIVLAGMLGMCSFQASGPGAGPAPEFDAPAAFQADADALKIPIRMPQLPEGWQPNSGSRHGIDGGVTLPNGQHGRAVSSRIGYLAPNGKYLSLTQSNADEAALVASIKPDSYASGTQDVDGVTWVVYESSDPEPVWTARLSGPAQVAITGAGGTDEYRTLASATQKQSPLPMKRP; encoded by the coding sequence ATGTCCGATCAGCCCACCGCCCAGCCGACCCCGGCCCCGAAACCGGCGAAGGCCCGGTTACTGCAGGACGGCCGGGACATGTTCTGGTCGATGGCGCCGCTGGTGGTGGCCTGCATCGTATTGGCCGGGATGCTCGGAATGTGTTCATTTCAGGCGAGTGGACCCGGGGCGGGCCCGGCTCCCGAGTTCGATGCGCCGGCTGCCTTCCAGGCCGACGCCGACGCGCTGAAGATCCCCATCCGGATGCCCCAGCTGCCAGAGGGCTGGCAGCCGAACTCCGGCAGTCGCCACGGCATCGATGGTGGTGTGACCTTGCCCAACGGTCAGCACGGCCGCGCGGTGTCCTCGCGTATCGGCTATCTGGCACCCAACGGGAAGTATCTGAGCCTGACCCAGAGCAATGCCGACGAGGCCGCGCTGGTGGCCTCGATCAAGCCGGATTCGTATGCGTCGGGCACTCAGGACGTCGACGGGGTCACCTGGGTGGTCTACGAGAGCAGCGACCCCGAACCGGTGTGGACTGCGAGGCTGAGTGGGCCGGCGCAGGTGGCGATCACGGGCGCCGGTGGTACCGATGAGTACCGTACGCTGGCGAGTGCGACGCAGAAGCAGTCGCCGCTGCCGATGAAGCGGCCGTGA
- a CDS encoding dienelactone hydrolase family protein, with translation MSSPVADLTGWTATPFTAAGQTYDVYRKGAGPGVVLIPEIPGLHPGVLALGNHLVDNGFTVAAPSLFGTPGAAAVRPGAIGVMVKACVTREFSAFATNADRPVAHYLRALARDLNANTPGKGVGVIGQCFTGGFALAAAVDDSVLAPVLSQPSVPIALTAAQKRDPGMSEAELKIVEQRVANDGLCALALRFSQDKLAPGERFATLKARLGDAFEVIEINSKKGNPDGLSAAAHSVLTDQVREVDGHPAYEARKRVVAFLTERLSAN, from the coding sequence TTGTCGTCGCCAGTTGCAGATCTCACCGGGTGGACCGCCACCCCGTTCACAGCCGCCGGCCAGACCTACGACGTGTACCGCAAGGGTGCGGGCCCCGGGGTGGTTCTGATCCCCGAGATCCCCGGCCTGCATCCCGGCGTTCTCGCGCTGGGCAATCATCTGGTGGACAACGGCTTCACGGTGGCAGCGCCGTCGCTGTTCGGTACTCCGGGCGCGGCGGCAGTACGGCCGGGCGCCATCGGAGTCATGGTGAAAGCTTGTGTGACACGAGAGTTTTCAGCATTCGCCACCAACGCCGACCGGCCCGTCGCGCACTACCTACGGGCCCTGGCCCGCGATCTCAATGCCAACACCCCCGGAAAGGGCGTCGGCGTGATCGGGCAGTGCTTCACCGGCGGCTTCGCGCTAGCCGCCGCGGTGGACGACAGCGTGCTGGCTCCGGTGCTCAGTCAGCCGTCGGTCCCCATCGCCCTGACCGCGGCGCAGAAACGCGATCCTGGCATGTCGGAGGCCGAGCTCAAGATCGTCGAGCAACGCGTCGCCAACGACGGCCTGTGCGCGCTGGCCCTGCGGTTCAGCCAGGATAAGTTGGCGCCGGGAGAGCGGTTCGCCACCCTCAAGGCCCGCCTCGGTGATGCGTTCGAGGTGATCGAGATCAACTCGAAGAAGGGCAACCCCGACGGACTGTCGGCGGCGGCGCATTCGGTGCTGACCGATCAGGTCCGCGAGGTCGACGGGCATCCCGCCTATGAGGCGCGCAAGCGGGTGGTGGCGTTTCTTACCGAGCGTCTGAGCGCGAATTAG
- a CDS encoding AI-2E family transporter, whose amino-acid sequence MKDQFTLTQKRALAVFTVLAVLLGAYFLRGYFILIVMAAVSAYLFTPLYQRFQRRLGTGLSATLTLLVAVLMVIIPISLIVFMAIVQVTQLVNTVSTWIGDTDVSTLGDRALQLVNSLLGRVPFLDIHLTADSLRDTVVKLSQHLGEWLLGILQGAVGGMVGAITSSIIFLYVFISMLVNKDELATLIRRLNPLGEEITDLYLAKTGAMVKGTVKGQFVIAFCQGVAGAISIYIAGFHNGFFVFAILLTALSVIPLGGGIVTIPFGIGMMFFGNVIGGIFVVVFHLLVVTNIDNALRPWLVPKAARLDPALMLLAVFSGISMFGFFGIVIGPVLMIIIVTTVMVYLAVYKGVELETDETDTPGPTPWKRVWGWIQKRLGHNNEAPATEPEAEPEAESDRRTSA is encoded by the coding sequence ATGAAAGACCAGTTCACCCTCACCCAGAAGCGGGCCCTGGCCGTCTTCACGGTCCTGGCCGTGCTACTCGGGGCCTACTTCCTGCGCGGCTACTTCATCCTGATCGTGATGGCGGCCGTCAGCGCCTACCTATTCACCCCGCTCTACCAACGGTTTCAGCGCCGATTGGGCACCGGACTGTCGGCCACGCTGACGCTGTTGGTCGCCGTCCTCATGGTGATCATCCCGATATCCCTCATTGTGTTCATGGCGATCGTCCAGGTCACCCAGCTCGTCAACACAGTCAGCACGTGGATCGGCGACACCGACGTCAGCACTCTCGGCGACCGGGCCCTGCAACTCGTCAACTCACTGCTGGGACGGGTGCCGTTCCTCGACATCCATCTGACCGCGGATTCGTTGCGCGACACCGTGGTCAAGCTGTCTCAGCATCTCGGCGAATGGCTGCTCGGCATCCTGCAGGGTGCGGTCGGCGGCATGGTCGGCGCGATCACCTCGTCGATCATCTTCCTGTACGTGTTCATCTCGATGCTCGTCAACAAGGATGAGTTGGCCACCCTGATCCGTCGGCTCAACCCGCTCGGCGAGGAGATCACCGACCTGTACCTGGCAAAAACCGGCGCCATGGTGAAGGGCACGGTCAAGGGCCAGTTCGTGATCGCGTTCTGCCAGGGCGTGGCGGGGGCGATCTCGATCTACATCGCGGGCTTCCACAACGGGTTCTTCGTCTTCGCGATCCTGCTGACCGCGCTGTCTGTCATCCCACTCGGCGGCGGCATTGTCACCATTCCGTTCGGCATCGGAATGATGTTCTTCGGCAACGTCATCGGCGGAATTTTCGTGGTGGTGTTCCACCTGTTGGTGGTCACCAACATCGACAATGCGCTGCGCCCGTGGCTCGTGCCCAAAGCGGCCCGGTTGGACCCCGCCCTGATGCTGCTCGCGGTGTTCTCCGGAATCTCGATGTTCGGCTTCTTCGGGATCGTGATCGGGCCCGTGCTGATGATCATCATCGTCACCACGGTCATGGTGTACCTGGCCGTGTACAAGGGCGTCGAGCTGGAAACCGACGAAACCGACACACCGGGCCCCACCCCATGGAAACGAGTGTGGGGCTGGATTCAGAAGCGGCTCGGGCACAACAACGAGGCACCCGCAACCGAACCCGAGGCCGAACCCGAAGCCGAGTCGGACAGACGCACCTCCGCCTAA
- a CDS encoding SDR family NAD(P)-dependent oxidoreductase, which produces MTSLAGKQALVTGAGSGIGAALCRALVAAGAEVLCTDIDEDAAARTASTLGARSARLDVTDATAVQSAVDGVVERAGRLDLMFNNAGIVWGGDTELLTLDQWNAIIDINVRGVVHGVAAAYPQMIRQGHGHIVNTASMAGLAAAGQLTSYVMTKHAVVGLSLALRSEAAAHGVGVLAVCPAAVETPILDKGAVGGFVGRDYFLQGQGVKTAYDADRLAADTLRAIARNKAILVKPRRAHASWLIARLAPGLMQRLSMRFVAAQRAGQAARPSAASSDVTLE; this is translated from the coding sequence GTGACCTCCCTCGCCGGAAAGCAGGCGCTGGTCACCGGCGCCGGATCCGGCATCGGCGCGGCCCTGTGCCGCGCGCTGGTGGCCGCCGGCGCCGAGGTGCTGTGCACCGACATCGACGAAGATGCGGCGGCCCGCACCGCCTCAACGCTCGGCGCACGGTCGGCACGTCTCGACGTCACCGATGCGACCGCTGTGCAGTCCGCAGTCGACGGCGTCGTCGAGCGGGCCGGACGGCTTGACCTGATGTTCAACAACGCAGGCATCGTCTGGGGCGGCGACACCGAGCTGCTGACGCTGGACCAGTGGAACGCCATCATCGACATCAATGTGCGCGGTGTCGTCCACGGTGTCGCCGCGGCGTATCCGCAGATGATCCGGCAGGGCCACGGCCACATCGTCAACACCGCCTCGATGGCCGGGCTGGCCGCCGCGGGCCAGCTCACCAGCTACGTGATGACCAAGCATGCCGTCGTCGGGTTGTCGCTGGCCCTGCGCTCGGAGGCGGCGGCCCATGGGGTGGGCGTGCTGGCGGTGTGCCCGGCCGCGGTCGAGACCCCGATCCTGGACAAGGGCGCGGTCGGCGGGTTCGTCGGGCGCGACTACTTCCTGCAGGGCCAGGGCGTCAAGACCGCCTACGACGCCGACCGGCTGGCCGCCGACACCCTGCGCGCCATCGCCCGCAACAAGGCCATCCTGGTCAAACCCCGTCGCGCCCATGCCTCCTGGCTCATCGCGCGGTTGGCGCCCGGCCTGATGCAGCGGCTCTCGATGCGCTTCGTCGCCGCACAACGCGCCGGCCAGGCCGCCCGCCCCTCGGCAGCGAGCTCCGACGTCACGCTGGAGTGA